Below is a genomic region from Oscillatoria sp. FACHB-1407.
TATTTTTTACTTTTTACGGCAATTTATCATTTGTATTACTGAGGATTACTGAAAAATTTTATTGAAATTCCTCACGTCATCTCAAACTATTCTCATCCTCTAGTGATAGCGGTTTTCTCTCTTGTGGTAGTCCTTTTCACTTCAGCAGATTGATAACTTGGGAATAACAGAATGAACGAAGTTAAAACGCTCTGTTACATCTCAAGTTTCACTAGTTGGAGAAATAACAATGAATATTTTGGCTTGGATTGTATTAGGTTTGATCGCTGGTGCGATCGCAAAAGCGATCTATCCCGGTAATCAGGGCGGTGGAATTCTCGGAACCCTGATCCTCGGTATCATCGGTGCTTTCGTGGGTGGTTCTGTTTACAACTTGTTGACCACTGGTTCGCTATCCCTGACTGCTGCTGGACTGAGCATTGGCGGTATTGTTGTAGCGGTTATCGGTGCCATCATCGCATTGGCTATCTACTACGCATTTACTCGTCGTAGTGCTACTTACTAAATCTTAAGTTTGACTCCTTTCGAGCCTTCTCCTATGGCGGAGGAGGCTTTTACGTATGTGGGGAGTGGGGAGTGGGGAGTAGGGTGCTGTTAGCGCAGCGTAACGCACCCTCTGAAAAGAATGAAAAATATAGCTCTGGTTCAGCGTGAATGGCGATTGTGAAAGGCAGCGATCGCTGTGTGCAGTGTGAAATAAATGTGCTCAGCAGAGGTGCCCGTGAGAAAGTGCGATCGCTTCAATTGAGCATAGAGATCTTGTTTGACCCGTGCCATCCCAAAGGTGATGCCCCTGCTCAATAGTTCACTGCGAAACTCTTCTAACATGTCAATCGCCGTAATATCGATTTCGGCAATGGCTTCAGTACTCAACACAAACCATTCCACAGGGGTTGTCTCTGCGGCGATCGCCGCCAGTGCCCGTCGCTTAAAGTCTTCCGCATTCGCAAAACAGAGGGGTGCATCGTAGCGATAGAGCACCAACCCCGGAATCGTCTTTGCGCCCTGCCAGTCTTCGATGTCGTGCAATCCAGGTAGATCAGGCACTTCACCCAATACCGCATCATGGGGACGGGTAATGCGGGCGAATAAATCGATTACGGATAGCCCAACGGCAACGCCGACTCCTACTAAGATATCGGTCGCTAAAACCCCAGTCGTTGTGACTAACGCCAGGGCAAACTCACTGCGACGAAATTGCCATAACCTCCGGAATTCTCCGACTTCAATTAACCGAGTCGCCGCATAAATCACGATCGCCCCCAGTGCTGCTTTGGGAAACAACGCCAGCAAAGGACGCAGGAACAGGAGCACCGCCAGAATGACGACCAGTGCCACCAGCGAAAATACCTGAGTTTTGCTGCCCAGGGCATCCCCAATCACCGTGCGACTGCCGCTACTGCTAATGGGAAATCCCTGCATTAACCCATTCCCCAGGTTTGCTGCGCCCAATGCCAGCAATTCCTGGTTGGCATCGAGGGTGTAGTGGTTACGGGCAGCAAAGGCTCTTGCGGTCAACACGTTGTCCGAATAGCCCACGATCGCAATTCCCAGAGCCGAAGCAACGAGTGGCATTACCTGCTGCACAGCGAGCGTTGGGAGTGCGAAATGAGGTAATCCGGCGGGAATTTGTCCGACCACGGCAACACCCTGTTGATCTAGATGAAACAGAGCCACCGCCGTAGTCGCAAGCAACACCGCTAACAAGGGGCCGGGCGCATTGGGAAAGCGGCGTTGAACGGTGAGGAGAAACAGGAGAACCAACACCGATACGATCGCCGTCATCCAATGCAGTTGATTCAGGCTGGTCAACCACTCCCACACTTCGCCAAACAGCGTATCAGAGGCGATCGCCATGCCACTGACTTTGCCCAACTGACTGGCGATCATAATCACGGCTACCCCTGCCATATAGCCGATCAAGATTGGTTTTGACAGAAGGTTCGCAAGAAAGCCGAGTCGCGCCATAGAGCCGACGATACACAACACGCCCACCATGAACGCCAACAGTGACGCAAGGCTGGCATAGTTGCTACCACTCGTGGTGACCAGAGGGGCGATCGCCGCTGCGGTCATGACTGCCGTGGTGGACTCCGGTCCTACCGACAACTGCGGTGAGGAACCTAACAGCGTGTACAGAACCATCGGCGGTAAAATTGCCCACAAGCCCACGATTGGATCAACCCCTGCCAACTCGCCGTATGCCATACACTGTGGGATCAAGTAGGCTGCAACGGTGATCCCGGCTAAGAGATCACCGCGTAACCACGATCGCTGATACGATCGCAGACGTTTCACACCCGGCAGAGAAAACCACCCGATGTGATGTTTTGACTCGTATGCCACAATCCACCTCGCCCCTTAGATTAAGAGAGGAATGTAGATAGTTTAAGGTAAAATTAAGTAGCCTAGACTACAGTTGAGGCACGATTTGTCAGGGGTGACCTGGCGATCGCTAAATTGACCCCTTCACCAGATTTATAATCCTGGCAAATTGGAGTGGCGTTACGTGATGAGGCGGCATTACCTGATGAGAGGGTTTCGATGCGGATTGGGGAATGGAGTCTCCCCGTGATTGCATTCCCATCAGTAGATAGAGAGCAAAGGTAATGACCACAGCTTGCAGCAGTTTTCTTGGCATTGCTCGTCCTCCTGATGAATTGGGAGATTACCAAACTAAACCACTGCGATGGGATACCACTTCACCCGTCTGACTCCCCCTTTTGGGCGATCGTAGAAAAAAGAGGGAATAGGGAGTGGGGTGTGGTGAATTGGATTCGCGTCTATCGGGTCGAAGTCCATGAAGGTGGACTCGACGCATCATGGTTCTCTATAACCTGCGTCAGCAGGGTTTGCTCCTATAGCTGCGATTTCAATATCACGATTTAGTCGAAGATTGGGGCGATCGCTCCGGTTCTTCAACGTCCGTTACCTCTTCAGTTGAATTGGCGGGACATGGTGGAGCCAATGCCTTACGAGTTAAGCGAGTGGTGTAAAGTGCAGCCCCGATCGCCAACAGCAATCCAGCCAGTTGGAGTGCGATTTTTCCAGGTGTCACCTCACTGCTTAACAATGAAGCTCCAAACGACCCCAGATAGACATAGAGGGCAATCACAGGCAACATGCCCAACCAGGAAAAGAAGCAATACTGCCAAAAATTCACCCTGGTGCAGCTAAAGCCATAATTCAGCACGTTAGAGGGAACGAGGGGAGATAGGCGCGTCAACAACAAAATCTTCCAGCCTTTTTGACCAACCGCGTGATCAAGTTGTGCCAGAGTAGGGTGATTGCTGAGCCACTTTTTAATGCGTTGACGGGCAACGCCGCGCCCAATCAAAAAACAAGCGATCGCCCCCAGTGTATCGGCGATCGACACAGCAATTATTCCGTTCACCATGCCGAATAAGGTGCCTGCCACTAAAATCAGCAGAATATTGGGTAACCCCAAAACAGTCGCTATCAGATAGAGCAAGATAAAAACCGGAATGGCGACCAGATCGAGTGGAGCAAGCCAGTTCTTAACTGCCAAAAACCACTGCTCTAGGGGAATCGTACTACCCAAACCGACCAGCAGGGCAACGCCCAACACGAGCACCCAAAAACGTTTACGACGTAACCAATTCATAGAGGATAGGGGAATAGCGAGTGGGCAGTATGGAGTGGGGACAATACAAAGCCCTCACCAACCCTCCTGCTCAGGAAGAAGGGAGCCTTTGAAGAGTCCCTTGCTGCCTGTGGGAGAGGATTT
It encodes:
- a CDS encoding GlsB/YeaQ/YmgE family stress response membrane protein yields the protein MNILAWIVLGLIAGAIAKAIYPGNQGGGILGTLILGIIGAFVGGSVYNLLTTGSLSLTAAGLSIGGIVVAVIGAIIALAIYYAFTRRSATY
- a CDS encoding solute carrier family 26 protein, whose amino-acid sequence is MAYESKHHIGWFSLPGVKRLRSYQRSWLRGDLLAGITVAAYLIPQCMAYGELAGVDPIVGLWAILPPMVLYTLLGSSPQLSVGPESTTAVMTAAAIAPLVTTSGSNYASLASLLAFMVGVLCIVGSMARLGFLANLLSKPILIGYMAGVAVIMIASQLGKVSGMAIASDTLFGEVWEWLTSLNQLHWMTAIVSVLVLLFLLTVQRRFPNAPGPLLAVLLATTAVALFHLDQQGVAVVGQIPAGLPHFALPTLAVQQVMPLVASALGIAIVGYSDNVLTARAFAARNHYTLDANQELLALGAANLGNGLMQGFPISSSGSRTVIGDALGSKTQVFSLVALVVILAVLLFLRPLLALFPKAALGAIVIYAATRLIEVGEFRRLWQFRRSEFALALVTTTGVLATDILVGVGVAVGLSVIDLFARITRPHDAVLGEVPDLPGLHDIEDWQGAKTIPGLVLYRYDAPLCFANAEDFKRRALAAIAAETTPVEWFVLSTEAIAEIDITAIDMLEEFRSELLSRGITFGMARVKQDLYAQLKRSHFLTGTSAEHIYFTLHTAIAAFHNRHSR
- a CDS encoding TVP38/TMEM64 family protein, translated to MNWLRRKRFWVLVLGVALLVGLGSTIPLEQWFLAVKNWLAPLDLVAIPVFILLYLIATVLGLPNILLILVAGTLFGMVNGIIAVSIADTLGAIACFLIGRGVARQRIKKWLSNHPTLAQLDHAVGQKGWKILLLTRLSPLVPSNVLNYGFSCTRVNFWQYCFFSWLGMLPVIALYVYLGSFGASLLSSEVTPGKIALQLAGLLLAIGAALYTTRLTRKALAPPCPANSTEEVTDVEEPERSPQSSTKS